DNA from Candidatus Poribacteria bacterium:
CGCGGCTATTTTGTCCGGCTGGATGAGATTGCCCCGATGCACGAGAATGTGGGATTCGACACCCTCAAGATTGCAGGTATCGAGCCGGCTATCTCTGCAGACGATGAGAGCTACAACACACTTGAAGGGAAGGAGAGAGACCTTTGGTTGGATCTTCTGTTCAAAATCAGTGCAGAACAAAGCATTGTGGCTTCGTCCAGACACATACTCTATGTGGGGCAAAAACCAGACAGCTGAGTCCCATAGGTCCGAATATATAAAGAGAAAAAATGCGGATACAGATTACCGATACAGAGCAGACGGACGGAAAAATGAGTGAGGCTAACTTGGATTTGGCTCTCCGGTTACTGCGAGAGGTAGGAGCGGTAATCCTTGAGAATGCTGTGCCGCTCGATATTGTCAAGGAAGCACAAACCGCCTATTTCGATGCAATCCGACGCGGCAGGAGGCGTAAGGTGCGTCACGCAAACGAAATGCCGTTTCTCCATCACCAGTTTATCGCCAACCCGTTCACACTCCAAGTCATTGAAGGCGCCATGGGCAAGAAGGTAGCCTTATTCCTTTCTTGGATCCATGACAGTCCCCCAAACGCAGACGAAAACGAGGTAGAAAGCATCCCCCATCGCGATGGAAACCACCTATTTCCTGAACTGCCCTGCGTCCTCCCTGTATCGGGGATTTATGTAGACATTCCACTAGTCGATTTTTTAGAGAAAAATGGAGCCACAAAGATTTGGCCCAGCTCGCACCTAATCATGGACTATCCACCATCAGACGTTCAAAATCTAGGAGAACGGGGCAAGCATTTACCCTCCCTACAGGCGACAATGCCGATGGGCTCTCTGATTCTTCGTGATATGCGATTGTGGCATGCGGGGATGCCGAACAGAACCGATACAAACCGTCCAATGCTCGATCTCGGCTATACGCGTGTATTCGCCTTCGAATCCCTCAAGAGCTCAAGAAAGATTGGTCTAAGTCAGCTAAGAAGCTGCTTCGGACAGGCTAGGCTTTATCTCCCTTCTTGGAAAGGTGTCTCACACATCTCGCATCTAAAGCCATGTCAACGCTAAACGCTTAAAAAAATGAGAGCAAGTGAATCTTTTCTGAAATTCCCCCTTGATACTTAACATATGTTATGTTACAATTGCAGCCATCATCTCACTTTTTGCAACGATTACAGTTAATCGCTGTTTGTGTACGGCTAAAACGTTACCAGAAAATTCAACCCATAAAAGCGGTCATCTCTGGCCACTGGCTAAAACGAGGGGGAAAAATGAAAAAACTCACACAAGCCGCATTTCAGAACGCGAAGAATTTCATAATGGATCAGGGAAGGGCGTTGGACCAAAGGCAATTTGAATTTCACTTTGAAACCGGATCTGCCGATGCTGTTCTTGCCGAGCTAGCATCTTATCAGAACGACGACGGGGGTTTTGGCAACAGTCTGGAACCTGACATCAGAACATCAGTTTCGTCTGCGCTTGCAACTACGGTAGGTTTTCAGATTCTCAGGGAAATTCGGGTTACTGTGAGTCACACGCTGGTGCGGAAAGGAATCGAGTATTTTGTTACTACCTTCGACGAGTCCCGGCAGGCATGGCAAATCATTCCACCTGAAGTGGCTGAGGCGCCTCACGCCCCTTGGTGGAATTATGAGAACAGTGCCGAAACTTTCGGTCAGTTTCTGGTCAACCCGCGTGCTGAGATTGTCGGATATTTGCACGAATTTAGCGATGGAGTCCCGACCCAATTGCTGAAGCCATTAACCACGGCCGTTCTGGCACATCTGGATCCCCTGCCTGACGAAATGGAGATGCACGACATCCTCTGTTTTGCTAGGCTCGCGGAGACGGAGGCTCTGCCGAATAGGGACAAAGTTTGGGAAAAACTTGCCCAAGCGGCGGCACCCCGTGTCGCCCGAAATGCAGAGCAGCTGACTGGCTATGTGCTCAAACCCCTGTGGTTGGTTTCCTCTCCGGGATCACCTCTCGCTACTGAATTCAAGGACGAAGTGGAGATGAACTTGGACTTTGAGATTGAACAGCAGGGCGAGGACGGCTCTTGGTCTCCGAATTTCTCCTGGGGAGATCAATACCCAGAAACGTGGCAAAAAGCCAAGAAGGAATGGCAATCTAGGTTCACAGTCGATACCTTGAAAACGTTGAAAGATTTCGGGCGTATCGAATAAGTAGATAAATAGAATGCATATACGAGTATCATATTCTTGATACCAGAAATCTTATGGATACCACCCACGAACCAGGAAAAATTATCCTCATCAACGGCGCGTCGAGTTCCGGGAAGTCAACGCTTGCACGCGAATTACAGCAAACACTGCAAATGCCATTCTGGCACTTTTCGTTTGACCACCTTCGCGATTCCAACGCCCTGCCGATGGCGCGTATTCGCAGCGGTGACATTGATTGGTCGACTATGCGCCCTGCCGTCTTCGATGGGTTTCATCGGTGTTTGCCAGTTTTGGCAGAAGCAGGCAACAATCTCATCGTCGATCATATTATTGAAAATGAGACGTGGATGTCGGATCTGGTGAAATTACTCACCGGTTTGGATGTATTCTTTGTCGGTGTGCACTGTCCACTTCCTGAGCTTGAGCGCAGAGAGCTTGAAAGGGGCGATCGACGCGTTGGGGAGGCTCGGCAGGACTATCAAGTAATACACAGTTTTGCTGAATATGATCTGGAAATCGATTCGACACAGCCATGCCAGACCAACGTAAGCACACTAGTCGATGCTTGGAAATCTCGCCAATCTCCTAGCGCATTCGAGCGGATGGCTGCGCGGAAATGAACGCTCTTACCCGCTATCCCAGTTAGACGTTTAAGGTTGCATCGCATACAGAACAAAGGGACACGCTATCGCAATTTTCTAACCATCATCGCCATACATCTGATTAATCACCGCTTTATGGTTCTCCATAATGACCGGTCGTTTGAGTTTGAGCGTTGGTGTCATCTCTCCCGATTCCTCCGAGAATTCCTCTTCCATTAAAGTGAACATCCGAACCCGTTCAAAGTCCGCAAAATCGGCCGAATATTGGTTAATCTCACCCCGAATCAATCGCTGAATTTCTTGCGTCTGGAGGAGTGCAGACATATCCTCTGCTTCAAGCTGCTGCTCTGCCGCGAACTCCTTAATTGCATCATAATTTGGTACAATAAGGGCAGTAATAGTTCTATGCTGATCGCCAAGCAGCATGATTTCGCTGATGTACGGACTCTGCTTGAGTTGATTCTCAATGGGTTGTGGTGCGACATTTTTCCCATTGGAAAGAATGAGGAGGTTTTTCTTCCGGTCTGTTATTGTCAGGAACCCTTCCTCGTCAATTTCTCCGATGTCACCCGTGTGAAACCATCCATCTGCGTCGATAGCTTCCGCCGTATCTGACGGTTTGTTGAAATAGCCCTGCATGATGTGCGGTCCCCGCGACAGAATCTCACCATCTTCAGCAATTTTCACCTCTATGCCGGGAATCACGGGCCCCACAGTGCCAAACTTCCACTGGTCAGGTCTATTCACACAGATGACGGGTGAGGTTTCCGTCAGACCATACCCTTCAAGGATCAGGATGCCCGCTGCATGGAAGAACTCCGCAATCGCTTTTGACAAGGGAGCACCGCCGGAGACAAAGAAACGCAGACGTCCGCCGGTTACTGCTTTAAGTTTTTCAAAAACCAGTTTATTGGCAATACTCGCCTTCAGCGATAACATGGAGGAGGGTTTCTTCTTATGTTGGATGGCTTGACTCACCTTTGAACCGACACCGACACTCCAGTGAAAAATCTTCTGTTTGGTAGGAGAACCTTCCTTGACAGAGTTGAGAATTCTTTCGTGCATCGCCTCATAGACACGGGGCACACTCATCATAACTGTCGGGCGAACCTCCTGCATGTTCTGGCGAATAGTAAACGGGCTTTCAGCATACGCAATTGTCGCACCACTGCTAAGTGGTAGATAGTGCCCTCCCATCCGTTCAAACACATGGGATAATGGGAGGAAAGAGAGGAAAACGTCATCAGGGGTAAGTGTTACAATCCCCGTGGCTGCCTGTATATTCGACATAAAATTGCTGTGGGTCAGCATCGCGCCTTTCGGATCGCCCGTTGTGCCAGAGGTATAGATAATCGAGGCGAGGTCGTCCGGTGTAACAGCCTCACTGGCTTGCTGGTAGACCTGATCTCCGTTTTCAACTTGCTGCCCAAGTTCACATACCTGATCGAATGTGCGCACCGAATCGTCTTGCAGCTCATCAAAAATAACAATATGCTGAAGATTTGTTGGGATATTTGCATCCCAGTCCTTGATCTTCTGTAACTGCCTTTCGCTGGATACGCAGAGGATTTTTGCCCCCGAATCCCTGACAACGTACTCCACCTGTGCGGAGGTCAGCGTCGAAAACATTGGCACAGTGACCCCACCGCCGGCGAGAATTGCTAGGTCGGTTATTGCCCACTCCGGACGGTTTTCTGATAGCAGTGCAACACGATCGCCTTTCTGCAAACCGAGTTCGGTCAACCCTAGGCAGAAGTGTTTGATTCGTTCTGCGAGTGTTGCATAAGAGATGTCCTGATACTCCTTGTCAACTTTGTGAGATAACGCAGTTTTCGAGCCATGTTGCTGTATGGTATTTTGTACCATCTGGTTGATTGTTATTGTATCCATGACCAACCTCCTTGTATTCGGATTATGGGGAATCTGGGAAGCGTTTCCACTGTTGTCCTTCGTCTGTTTGAGTTACTAAACGAATTTCAATGCTCACGGCACTTGTCCGCTACCTTTCGCGCTGATGCGCATTATACCCCTACTCACAAACAGGGTCAACTGGAAAATAAAAAAATAAAAGAATATTGGAGCGCGCCCGTCACGTGCCCATTCTTCCAGCCTACCTACCACCTGTCACATCATGCGTTACATATCTATTGTACCACGCCAACTGGCGCTTGAGCATATCCAACTGATGACGCGGTTCCTCAATGCCATGCCCCTCGCGGGGATATTTGACGAATATTGTTTCAACACCGGCAGCTTTCAGTCCAGCGTAGAACTCCTCTGACTGCGGCAGAGGAACTCGAATATCTTCCTCACCGTGTAGGATGAGGGTTGGGGTGTGGACGTGATTTACATGGTTGATTGGTGACCGCTCACGGTACAATTCTAAACTCTGCGATGGAGGACCGGCAAAGTAGAGCGACATAAAACTCGGAATATCAGTCTGCGCATAAAAACTTACCAGATTGATGACACCACAAACATTACAAGCAGCTTTGAAGCGATCGGTGTGGGTGATAATCCAGCTTGTCATGTAGCCACCGTAGCTTGAACCGCCGACGATTAGACGGTCAGGATCGACAATTCCCTCTTCAATCAGAAAATCGACGCCCGCCATGATGTCTTGATAGTCGCCGCCGCCCCAGTCATTATAGTTCGCCGTGGCAAAGTCGTTCCCGTATCCATCTCCGCCACGGAAGTTCGGGGCGAAGTAGGCGAAACCCGCGCCGCTGAAATAGTGCCATGCCGGTTTGAATCCCAAATCGCGTGAGCTACGGGGACCGCCGTGTGGCTCGACAATGAGCGGATAGCTTTTTTCCACCTCATAGCCAACAGGCAGACAGAGCAATCCTTCGATCTCAAGTCCGTCACTGCTTTGCCATCGAATTACCCGCACTTCACCGAGAGCGAAGTTTTCTAGTTGTGGGTTGAGTTTCGTAAGTTGTTTCATCTCGCCTGTGCGGACAGACCCGACCCAAACATCCGTTGGAGCGTACGACTCGCTACGAGTACACAGGAATGTATCGTTATTACCGGCGATAGAAATCGCTCCAATGACGCAGTCGCCACGGGTGATTTGACAAATTTCGCCCTCCGCTGTTGAGACAGAGTAAAGCTGCCAACGCACCCGGTCCATTGCAATGAAGTAGATAATCGTTCCATCCGGAGACCAGACTGGTAGATCGGCGTTTCGATCGAGCTGAGTGGCGGTCAGATTTGTTGACGCGCCGCCTTTCGCCGAGATGGTGTGGAGGTCCTTCTGACCATATCCTGCTGGGCTGTGCAGGTATGCGATCTGTTCTCCAGCCGGCGACCAACGCGGCGAACTCTCACCGCTGGTATGCCCTGTCAATTTTCGGATGTGCTTCGTTTCAAGGTCAACGACGTGAACAGTCCCGTAAAACATCGTATCATCCGCCTTTGGGGAAGGTGTGGAGACAAAGACGATCTGCTGCCCATCTGGCGACCAACACGGCTCGCTGACGTGGAAATCGCCTTCTGTCAACCTTTGGGATTTGTCCACCTTGACATTTTCATCTGCTCCCTCCTCTGGTAAATTAAAGAGCAGTTCAGGCTCATCGTCTAGCGTTTCGACCGTAATCGTCCATAGGTGCTGCTGCTTGAAGTCATCTACCCCCATGACCACCCGGTCATCCCCTGCTTTCTTTCGCTGATCTTCAGTCGTGCTATCTTCCTCATCCTTCAGAAATGCGATCCGTTTCCCGTCAGATGACCATCGCGGATTTGACGCGCCGTTGCTCGTATGGGTGAGTTGCTTTGCCTCACCACCCACAATCGGAATGATCCAGATCTGTGGTGCGCCGTCGTCCCGCTTTGAAACAAAGGCGAGTCGTGTGCTGTCGGGCGACCATTGCGGATTGCTGTCTCCATTAGGACCATTCGTCAATTGGAACGGTTCGCCGCCATCGGTTGAAACCAGCCAAATATGACCCCGGTGTTCGCTCTTTTCAGCTTCAAGGATTGGAACGGTTCGGACAAATGCCGCACACTTACCGTCAGGCGAAATCACTGCCCCACTGAGACCTTTCATCGCAACAATATCTTCAGGTTGAAGCGTTGCTAATTCTTGACGTTCTTGAGTGTTGTCAGTCATGGTATTCTTTGCTCCTACCACCGGCGGTTTCTATATAATAGATGTGGGAAAGTCGAGACGGTTATGGTAAAATATCTTCTGACCCCATAATTTGAGTTTCAGTAAGATGATATTATAAAATGAAAAGATCGCTCAAAACAAGTGAACCCGATGATACCCCATTTTTCAGAGATTTTCAAGTCCCTATTTCATCAAGGACTCCAAGAATCGGAGCTTGTTTTGAAAAGTCTGAAACTCACAAAGATAGCGATCTCATCTGAGAATATCAAAAAAGGGGAAGACAGAGGACACAAACTCTGCCAAGAGATATGAAAAACACGGCTGAAGACGCTCTTTTTGAGCTTGCACAACTAGAAAATGACCAGATTGATCTGGCTACGGGCGCCCTTCTCATCGCCAAAGATGCCTATGTAGATCTGGACATTGAGTTGTATCTACAACGATTAAACCAGATGGCTGAAGAACTGCAATCACAGATCGGTAAGGAAGCGGATACAAGTGATCAGATTAGCCACTTAAACCGCTATCTATTTGAAACGCAGGGATTTGCGGGCAGCAGCCAAGAAAATTATTACGATGCACGGAATAGCTATCTCAACGAAGTGCTTGAGCGCAAAGTAGGCATTCCGATTACGCTTTCAGTTGTGTATATGGAGATTGGCAAGCGGATTGGATTGCCGTTGGTGGGAGTCGGTTTCCCCGGACACTTTATCGTTAAGCATCGGAACTTAGAAACCGTGATAGATCCGTTTGAGAAAGGGCAAATTTTATCCGATGAAGATCTCACCGAAAGGTTGACACACATTTTCCGTGAGTCCGTGCCGATGCATCCGCGGTTTCTACAAGCGGTTACGAATAAAGAGATTCTTGCGCGGATGCTGCGGAATCTGAGACAAATCCACTTCAGGGAAGGAGCGCATCAGAAAGCAGTCAGTGTCGCCGAGCGGATCGCATGGCTTGCTCCCCAGTCCGCACAGGACTATCGAGATCTCGGTTATCTATACTACCAAGTCAACGCCTACGGTAAATCTCTGGCTGCCTTCAATACCTATCTCCGTTTATCGGATGAGCCACCAGATCAGGAGGAAATTTCTAGGAATATCCGTGTCCTGACCCAACAAATCGCTAAACTGAATTAGTTTCGCTAATTATGTATATCTGAAATCTTCGCACGATTTAATCTCGATGCTCACTCATAAAGGAGTAATAAAGTAGGAACAAGGAGAAACTGCATGGACCGTAAACTCCGTTTTGCCGTGATTGGTGCCGGTAGATTTGCAGAGGAGTGTCAAATCCCCGGCTTGCAGCGTCACCCCAACGCAGAAGTTGTCGCACTGTGCCGTCGCAACCGTGATCTGTGCGAGCAAACCGCACTTAAATTTGGCGTTCCAAAAGTCTATACAGACTATGCAGACGTGATCACCGATGACACAATCGATGCAGTAACAATTGTGACACCAAACGTCTTCCACCATCCCATTGCGGTAGAGGCACTCCAAGCGGGAAAGCATGTTTTTTGCGAGAAACCCCTAGCAATGAGCGCCTCCGAGGCGCGTGAGATGTACGACATCGCCGAAGCCAGCGGTAAGATCCATCAGGTCGCTTTCACATTCCGCTACACGCATTGTCTCTATAAATTGCGCCAAATGTTTAAAAACGGCAAGATTGGCAAGCCCCTTTATGTTCGCATTCAATGCGATGGCTGGAGTGCGCTGCAATCATCGGCAACGGCAGCATGGCGTAACCAAAAAAGCCTTTCTGGCACCGGCATTCTTGGGGATATGGGATCACATTTTTTTGATGCGATTCGATGGGTATGCGGCGATATTATACAGGTGTGCGGTGTGTTGCATAACGTGCCGCGTGTGCGCCCACATGCCAGCACAGGCGAACCGACTCCAATTGATACCGATGATCTTGCTGCCGCTTGGTTCGAAATCGAATCCGGCTTGAAAGGTCAGTTTTTCGTCAGTAGCATTACGCCACCACGCCCAGAAAATAAATATATTGAGGTCGTCGGTGAGGAAGGGGCGCTGTTCGCTTACTTAAGTCGTGGTCAAGAGGAGGGGTTACGGTTCCGCCACCGGGACGGTGATTGGGAGACGATCGATCTACCACCCGAAGCTGCCGAAGGCAAACCGCACGCCTTGGGGCGAATGATGGGCTGTTTCGTTGATGGAATTCTTAGGGGAAAACTTAATTCGGATCGAGATCCCTCTTTCTTCGATGGCTGGAAGGCGCAGTCAGCGATTGATGCTGTCGTTGAATCTACAGAGCAGCAGAGATGGGTTGAGATTGGAAATGGGAAAAAGGATTAATGTGTTTGACAGAGGTAGGCTCATTTTTTTCTTGACCGAATGGTTAATTTGGCATACAATTACTAATGCGTTGATAATATCAAGAAATCTCTAAGTCGTTCGGGCGATTTCGGCGTTTTAACAGTGAGTGCAAGGTTAGGGTACGAGAATTTCACTTTTTCGCGAGGTTTTCTGCGTGAATAGTTGGTGGATGATGGCTCGACGCTGACTCTGTACATTTTCCCAGTCAGGAACTTATCGCGTGGGCGTCTCTCCATCGACTGGTAAATCGTCTGCCACAAAAAAACAAGCCTGCTTTAGTATCCCATGTAAGATGATACAAAGGGTTATTCAACTGTTGACGCAAACTATTTTTGGAGGTAACAAATGAGTGCGAAAAAAACCTCAGGGGCTTTGATGACCTCGTTGATTGTTCACGGAGTCGCCTTCTTTGTCACGGGTATCTATCTCGTTACCCAGACCCAGCAGTTCAAAGATTTAGTCGGTGCCGAAGTCCTACAGGCAAAGGAACCCCCCAAGCCACAAGTGCGTAAACCGGTTATCAAGCCGGTGGTGAAACCAACCGTTCCAACCACAAACACAGTGGTAGTTGAGCAAGTTCAAGTCCAACCCAGGGTAACAACAGCGGCGGTTGTGCGTCCCACCTCTGTGCAGCCGCAGACCGTTTTGGAATTTTCCAATAAAGTAGTGAAGTTGGAAGCTCCCATCAACCCCAACGTCCCTAAGGTGGTTAGCGCCAACGCTCCAGTGCCGCAAGTTGTGACACATGCTGACCTACCGGTTTCTGACGCGCCGGGTGCGTTGGCGTTTAGCGCGCCGGTGGCAACGGCTCCGAGTGCTGCCCCCGCCAACATTGGTCGTGGGATTGGCGGCATTGTGCAGGTCAAGGTCGCCTTTGCGCGTCCGAAGGGACTCGCTATGGTCGAACATGTCGGCGCTGCTCGCGATGCCTTGAGCGATGTCGTTGAGAATATTAATCTCGGTAACGTTGAGGTGCCTCCATTGCCACGTGGCGAACCCGGTGGGCATGTCGTTGGTCGTGGTGCTGATATCCGCGGCGTCTTCCGCTTCACGCGTGTCCGTCACAGTCTCGCTGACTGGTGGGCAGATGCTTCCTCACTGAATGCTTTCACCAAATGGCTCAATGAACGTACCAAGATTAAGACTGACATGAACGTCGAAGGCGGTGCGTTGAAGTTAAACGATGCTAACCTGATGAAATGCCCGTTACTCTTCATGACGGGACATGACCCGGCACACGTCCGTTCCAAGAACCTGATGGGTCGTCAATATGGCGGCGGCAAGATGGACAGCCGATTTTCTGAGACAGAAATGGCTGCATTGCGGCGGTATTTCGTTGAAAAAGGCGGTCTCCTCGTCTTTGACGACTGCGGGATCGACGCAGCGACGCAAGCGATGCCTCGCCTATTCTTGGCGCAGATGCGATATGTGATGCCAGAATATCAGGTTCAACGCATCCCAAACGAACACGAAATCTACGATAACTTCTATGAGATGGGTGGTCCGCCGACTGGATTCGACATTTTCTGGTGGGGGTCTCGCCCAGGGAGGCGCAACTTCCTTGAAGGCATTTCCGTTGGCGACAAAATTTCGGTCATTTTGGTTCGCCGTGACTACATGTGCGCGATGGAGTCGGTCAGCTTACCCACCCGCTCCGTCAAATACTCTCCCGGCGTCTATCGTTTCATGACCAACGTCGCAATTTATGCCCTGACAAGCGGCTCAATTTCGGACTATTCCGGCTATGTGCCAGAAGATAGAATGGCAGCGCGGAAGCTGCCGACTGAAGCACCAGAGGCAGCAAAAATTGGGGCACTTGAATAGAATCTGTTGATTCGGACACCTCCCGAATCAATTAACCATAAAAAGCAGCCATTCACGTGGCTGCTTTTTTTATTGCCTTTTCAGCCAAGAAGGAGATGTAGATGGAAGCATATAAGGCGCAGTTAGCATTTTCAGAGGCACAGTTGCGCCCACTTTATATCGAAGGATACACCGACCAACTCAGCTATGCGCCGGGTGATGAGATCGGGTTTCATATTTCCACCAGCGCATCGGAGTATTCATTGGAAATTGTGCGCGTCAGCGCAACTCGTGAGGTGGTCTGGAGTGAGAAAGGACTCCCCGGATCCGCGTATCCGATTCCAGAGGATGCATCGTCGTACGGCTGCCGCTGGCCCACGAGTTTCAAGCTGTGTGTGCCGGATACATGGCGGAGTGGATATTACGAAGTATCCATGCGAGCGGAGGGTAACGGCGGGGATTTCACGTACAGAAACCGCCGAACCGCTGAAGGAACACTGCACTTCGTTGTGCGGTCTGCACAGCCGGGACGTGACACGAAGATCCTGCTTCAACTGGCGACAAACACCTATAACGCCTATAACAACTGGGGCGGATATAGCGTCTACGGTTATCATGGTCACAACAATGTACAAGGGCATCGTATCTCTTTCGACCGACCGATGGCAGGGCTTTTTAGCAGATGGGAGTCGTTTTTTGTGGAATNNNNNNNNNNNNNNNNNNNNNNNNNNNNNNNNNNNNNNNNNNNNNNNNNNNNNNNNNNNNNNNNNNNNNNNNNNNNNNNNNNNNNNNNNNNNNNNNNNNNNNNNNNNNNNNNNNNNNNNNNNNNNNNNNNNNN
Protein-coding regions in this window:
- a CDS encoding phytanoyl-CoA dioxygenase family protein, whose amino-acid sequence is MRIQITDTEQTDGKMSEANLDLALRLLREVGAVILENAVPLDIVKEAQTAYFDAIRRGRRRKVRHANEMPFLHHQFIANPFTLQVIEGAMGKKVALFLSWIHDSPPNADENEVESIPHRDGNHLFPELPCVLPVSGIYVDIPLVDFLEKNGATKIWPSSHLIMDYPPSDVQNLGERGKHLPSLQATMPMGSLILRDMRLWHAGMPNRTDTNRPMLDLGYTRVFAFESLKSSRKIGLSQLRSCFGQARLYLPSWKGVSHISHLKPCQR
- a CDS encoding long-chain fatty acid--CoA ligase, which gives rise to MDTITINQMVQNTIQQHGSKTALSHKVDKEYQDISYATLAERIKHFCLGLTELGLQKGDRVALLSENRPEWAITDLAILAGGGVTVPMFSTLTSAQVEYVVRDSGAKILCVSSERQLQKIKDWDANIPTNLQHIVIFDELQDDSVRTFDQVCELGQQVENGDQVYQQASEAVTPDDLASIIYTSGTTGDPKGAMLTHSNFMSNIQAATGIVTLTPDDVFLSFLPLSHVFERMGGHYLPLSSGATIAYAESPFTIRQNMQEVRPTVMMSVPRVYEAMHERILNSVKEGSPTKQKIFHWSVGVGSKVSQAIQHKKKPSSMLSLKASIANKLVFEKLKAVTGGRLRFFVSGGAPLSKAIAEFFHAAGILILEGYGLTETSPVICVNRPDQWKFGTVGPVIPGIEVKIAEDGEILSRGPHIMQGYFNKPSDTAEAIDADGWFHTGDIGEIDEEGFLTITDRKKNLLILSNGKNVAPQPIENQLKQSPYISEIMLLGDQHRTITALIVPNYDAIKEFAAEQQLEAEDMSALLQTQEIQRLIRGEINQYSADFADFERVRMFTLMEEEFSEESGEMTPTLKLKRPVIMENHKAVINQMYGDDG
- a CDS encoding Gfo/Idh/MocA family oxidoreductase; its protein translation is MDRKLRFAVIGAGRFAEECQIPGLQRHPNAEVVALCRRNRDLCEQTALKFGVPKVYTDYADVITDDTIDAVTIVTPNVFHHPIAVEALQAGKHVFCEKPLAMSASEAREMYDIAEASGKIHQVAFTFRYTHCLYKLRQMFKNGKIGKPLYVRIQCDGWSALQSSATAAWRNQKSLSGTGILGDMGSHFFDAIRWVCGDIIQVCGVLHNVPRVRPHASTGEPTPIDTDDLAAAWFEIESGLKGQFFVSSITPPRPENKYIEVVGEEGALFAYLSRGQEEGLRFRHRDGDWETIDLPPEAAEGKPHALGRMMGCFVDGILRGKLNSDRDPSFFDGWKAQSAIDAVVESTEQQRWVEIGNGKKD
- a CDS encoding AAA family ATPase, with translation MDTTHEPGKIILINGASSSGKSTLARELQQTLQMPFWHFSFDHLRDSNALPMARIRSGDIDWSTMRPAVFDGFHRCLPVLAEAGNNLIVDHIIENETWMSDLVKLLTGLDVFFVGVHCPLPELERRELERGDRRVGEARQDYQVIHSFAEYDLEIDSTQPCQTNVSTLVDAWKSRQSPSAFERMAARK
- a CDS encoding S9 family peptidase, with amino-acid sequence MTDNTQERQELATLQPEDIVAMKGLSGAVISPDGKCAAFVRTVPILEAEKSEHRGHIWLVSTDGGEPFQLTNGPNGDSNPQWSPDSTRLAFVSKRDDGAPQIWIIPIVGGEAKQLTHTSNGASNPRWSSDGKRIAFLKDEEDSTTEDQRKKAGDDRVVMGVDDFKQQHLWTITVETLDDEPELLFNLPEEGADENVKVDKSQRLTEGDFHVSEPCWSPDGQQIVFVSTPSPKADDTMFYGTVHVVDLETKHIRKLTGHTSGESSPRWSPAGEQIAYLHSPAGYGQKDLHTISAKGGASTNLTATQLDRNADLPVWSPDGTIIYFIAMDRVRWQLYSVSTAEGEICQITRGDCVIGAISIAGNNDTFLCTRSESYAPTDVWVGSVRTGEMKQLTKLNPQLENFALGEVRVIRWQSSDGLEIEGLLCLPVGYEVEKSYPLIVEPHGGPRSSRDLGFKPAWHYFSGAGFAYFAPNFRGGDGYGNDFATANYNDWGGGDYQDIMAGVDFLIEEGIVDPDRLIVGGSSYGGYMTSWIITHTDRFKAACNVCGVINLVSFYAQTDIPSFMSLYFAGPPSQSLELYRERSPINHVNHVHTPTLILHGEEDIRVPLPQSEEFYAGLKAAGVETIFVKYPREGHGIEEPRHQLDMLKRQLAWYNRYVTHDVTGGR
- a CDS encoding transglutaminase family protein, with protein sequence MKNTAEDALFELAQLENDQIDLATGALLIAKDAYVDLDIELYLQRLNQMAEELQSQIGKEADTSDQISHLNRYLFETQGFAGSSQENYYDARNSYLNEVLERKVGIPITLSVVYMEIGKRIGLPLVGVGFPGHFIVKHRNLETVIDPFEKGQILSDEDLTERLTHIFRESVPMHPRFLQAVTNKEILARMLRNLRQIHFREGAHQKAVSVAERIAWLAPQSAQDYRDLGYLYYQVNAYGKSLAAFNTYLRLSDEPPDQEEISRNIRVLTQQIAKLN
- a CDS encoding DUF4159 domain-containing protein, yielding MSAKKTSGALMTSLIVHGVAFFVTGIYLVTQTQQFKDLVGAEVLQAKEPPKPQVRKPVIKPVVKPTVPTTNTVVVEQVQVQPRVTTAAVVRPTSVQPQTVLEFSNKVVKLEAPINPNVPKVVSANAPVPQVVTHADLPVSDAPGALAFSAPVATAPSAAPANIGRGIGGIVQVKVAFARPKGLAMVEHVGAARDALSDVVENINLGNVEVPPLPRGEPGGHVVGRGADIRGVFRFTRVRHSLADWWADASSLNAFTKWLNERTKIKTDMNVEGGALKLNDANLMKCPLLFMTGHDPAHVRSKNLMGRQYGGGKMDSRFSETEMAALRRYFVEKGGLLVFDDCGIDAATQAMPRLFLAQMRYVMPEYQVQRIPNEHEIYDNFYEMGGPPTGFDIFWWGSRPGRRNFLEGISVGDKISVILVRRDYMCAMESVSLPTRSVKYSPGVYRFMTNVAIYALTSGSISDYSGYVPEDRMAARKLPTEAPEAAKIGALE